Proteins from a genomic interval of Ictalurus furcatus strain D&B chromosome 2, Billie_1.0, whole genome shotgun sequence:
- the LOC128600282 gene encoding retinoic acid-induced protein 1 isoform X1: MFESFEKRSTLAEDMQSFRERGGFQGNQRCYQQEPHELSRLENYRHHSQTGQGYEVHALSAAGMPTAGTSSKDCYGQQPYPSYGSSSAQSKKPYRGGKAPSQHLQAGYSSHMNSGYSSQYMSEGHLQQKWDESSQISQYEQDIVGHLEPGASGASQYLEQNMLAISQSQCHLPSQPSAPVYTSPHQQGHPPNPTPSPLMYPQSHIHFPQHSQPPSSTSSSYLEKCNPIPHGYKSGYGMPPNAQYSRQMGNHSSLKQSSYRPQNNYGYQQPPSRGGFEQQASLQGMSGTPESLQKFPHYNQPQQNYCITDLSVRSPEQYYQNCSPSSSHSPARSVGRSPSYSSTPSPLMPNPDTFQYGQPINPSSSSVNLQDPSMLMPPHTHPSPSVNHQSQSYSSSMKDRFSEKLFSNPSLWSLNALTSQVENISNNVQQLLLSEALMANKKGNKRNPPKKGEEYRGNLKAMEDSSCPDSQQGPLPSDSYSTPRSMPADLLEVGYSSSTEDQMERNYYYFGQGKGPTHASAHSQLSLDAVSTCSMNSTDDMSVRSGDSDRSIHSAASEDNLSCDPRVQRVPFGEEQHSSLRNIRNERSPISVTAPSPMKQESNSPIGIKQSESTQKENFEESAWTERITDEKEIGKMKLATEHKCKGEVFEASEKRQEWLEDEKCPTFFHKLNKEVSNESYSYETEDSIYQKLKNKYETEEDDFAGKCCDTSSKGNEDSEKKSEMFKSQNNGEDPITASPAISKDVPESNLYLPRKEENSETTHLTSECESSKERLSTSERQNDVFEEQQSALSYSVSEVREKGSLTSNEDVINNKAKLEEFSSEACNNQGETASGPLCVNTEIAETHAQDIAHRSSERTCDIAPQSHTVRSGFSALNEKTTPQNQARDHIDHNDAKVLEPDSPQLPGKSIISSAPSWADTPPSPQKGDEDVEPGLSCPSATKPEPMAPSAHPRLLGRKHARGRRRLIHSNVGMRNVERDEAPPSPQKSSMLSSNSAILSDRMEAVQLDISSQTPKLLTEGLPSRMCTRSLGSQSTPKVCSQERRKPGPKPSSKPGPKPVTKPGLKPSSKPVLKPGPKQGLKPGPKPGPKPSPKPGAKPSLKSGPKQNSKPGPKPVAVPSVKPSPKPGPKPAAIPALKPSPKPGLKPSPKPGLKSTEGVTPKGPGRPKGLTSRIKSMKYENNIDAITEHIEDTSCISENPEQQENTAVTLETVVGTTLRTSIESTIGSTLDTALDVSFVNSVAKDQKSMVLRSRKQTREKTTEDKEKERDTSTETSAIKPIESHIQKVAAAQPCENLTSTLISSNHEDICTDSLSQLNEQIVSVSIKRKSSLQVPDPVKKKKGLKVSQTKTREPQPEELVLEAQGSKGRRKRGIKLEPSACSTLTKDNVPLEDISDTPCVAPQCPTKTKYLPPRKGRGLKYEAMVQKITSPASKKQPLNIQPDVVLEELATKPSPELHVTEKRKTVNTTMVTPEEGESTVSIEETPDTAGIQTPRKKRRKWATVESTDTPDIALETGSLIINTPRLAKQRAIKNNHEMHLKQRKKRRKSTELAKSVPIVETHEQTNVFISPAAPPPSPPPTSSLILNTEQKTQIEQLSIEIGSTVIKPKRGRRPSLKKKQEDFSQQIGNEEGQKVKKKPGPKKKIQQNNNGTIKVTVKRLKTKLKCKKECIPTVKGIVSDFLKMQESEGKHSFKPYVRIDSSKKLASLCTIINKPEEEHLLIQTRKKNLEKNKTIPNSSIMLQGPLVNRSLTDRCLICCLCGKPANYRELGDLCGPYYSENNIPRKTLSLTYHEDFRQNRDREQDKVAMCSAEQLNDMKREGEKDLLQEGTSEGDCRQVMRERRAQLKSHLGLRARFKRLQLLQGRAGGRVPPAGEEGSYSVLQRLQLEAEVNEHWAHESCAVWTSGVILIAGKLCGLKEAAQESTLTKCSKCQSEGASISCSWKSCIHKYHYVCAKETGCTFDEDTFSIKCPKHQAM, encoded by the exons ATGTTTGAATCCTTTGAAAAGAG GAGCACCCTAGCTGAAGACATGCAGTCCTTCAGAGAGCGGGGTGGTTTCCAGGGCAACCAGCGCTGCTATCAGCAGGAACCCCATGAATTATCTCGCCTTGAGAATTACAGACATCACAGCCAGACCGGACAGGGCTATGAGGTGCACGCTCTTTCTGCTGCAGGGATGCCAACAGCAGGAACAAGCTCTAAGGACTGTTATGGGCAGCAGCCCTACCCCAGCTATGGCAGCAGTTCAGCTCAGAGCAAGAAACCATACAGAGGAGGAAAAGCTCCAAGCCAGCACCTGCAGGCTGGCTACAGTAGCCACATGAATTCTGGATATTCATCCCAGTACATGAGTGAGGGACACTTGCAACAGAAGTGGGATGAGTCTAGTCAGATATCTCAGTATGAACAGGACATTGTGGGTCATCTTGAGCCTGGAGCCAGTGGTGCATCCCAATACCTTGAGCAGAACATGCTAGCCATTTCTCAAAGCCAGTGCCATCTCCCCTCCCAACCCTCTGCACCTGTATATACAAGCCCCCATCAGCAAGGTCATCCTCCCAATCCTACTCCATCTCCATTAATGTACCCACAGAGCCACATTCATTTCCCTCAACACTCCCAACCACCCTCCTCCACCTCATCATCTTACTTGGAGAAATGCAATCCAATTCCTCATGGCTACAAAAGTGGCTACGGAATGCCACCTAATGCCCAGTATTCAAGGCAGATGGGTAACCACAGTAGTCTGAAGCAGAGCAGCTATCGGCCACAGAATAATTATGGCTACCAACAGCCTCCTTCAAGAGGTGGGTTTGAACAGCAGGCTTCCTTGCAGGGAATGTCGGGTACACCAGAGAGTCTTCAAAAGTTCCCACATTATAATCAGCCCCAACAAAACTACTGTATAACAGATCTTTCTGTGAGGTCACCTGAACAGTATTACCAGAACTGCAGTCCAAGCTCCAGCCACTCACCTGCAAGGTCTGTGGGTAGGTCACCCTCATATAGCTCCACACCTTCTCCCTTAATGCCCAATCCTGACACATTCCAGTATGGCCAACCAATCAAcccttcctcttcttctgtgAATCTACAAGATCCAAGCATGTTAATGCctccacacacccacccatccCCAAGTGTTAATCACCAGTCTCAGAGCTACTCCAGTTCTATGAAGGACCGTTTTTCTGAGAAGCTTTTTTCTAACCCGAGCTTGTGGAGCCTTAATGCTTTGACATCTCAGGTAGAGAACATCTCCAACAATGTCCAACAATTATTGCTCTCAGAAGCTCTTATGGCCAACAAAAAAGGTAACAAGCGAAATCCGCCAAAAAAGGGAGAGGAATATAGGGGTAACTTAAAGGCAATGGAGGACTCTTCATGTCCTGATAGCCAACAAGGTCCTCTCCCCAGTGATTCTTATAGCACCCCTAGATCTATGCCAGCTGATCTACTAGAAGTAGGATACTCCAGCAGCACTGAAGATCAGATGGAAcgtaactactactactttggTCAGGGCAAAGGTCCAACACATGCTTCAGCACATTCTCAATTGAGTCTGGACGCAGTTTCTACCTGCTCCATGAACTCAACAGATGACATGTCTGTCAGGTCAGGTGACTCAGATCGGAGTATACATAGTGCCGCCTCTGAAGATAATCTTAGCTGTGACCCTAGGGTGCAGAgagtgccatttggagaggagCAGCACAGTTCTCTTAGAAACATTAGAAACGAAAGGTCCCCGATTAGTGTAACAGCTCCAAGCCCAATGAAGCAGGAAAGTAATTCTCCAATAGGCATAAAGCAGTCTGAGAGTACTCAGAAGGAGAATTTTGAGGAATCTGCCTGGACTGAGAGGATAACTGATGAAAAAGAAATTGGGAAAATGAAGCTGGCCACAGAACATAAGTGCAAAGGAGAAGTTTTTGAGGCATCTGAGAAACGACAGGAATGGTTAGAGGATGAGAAGTGCCCCACCTTTTTTCATAAGTTAAATAAAGAAGTGTCAAATGAAAGCTATTCTTATGAAACAGAAGACAGCATCTATcagaaactgaaaaacaaatatgAGACAGAGGAAGATGACTTTGCTGGGAAGTGTTGTGACACCAGCAGCAAAGGAAATGAAGATTCAGAAAAGAAATCTGAAATGTTCAAATCACAGAATAATGGTGAGGACCCTATAACAGCATCACCAGCTATTTCAAAAGATGTGCCTGAGTCCAATCTATATTTGCCTAGGAAAGAGGAAAACTCAGAAACAACTCATCTCACCTCTGAGTGTGAATCTTCAAAGGAAAGACTGTCAACCTCTGAGAGACAGAATGATGTCTTTGAGGAGCAACAGTCTGCCCTATCCTATTCAGTCTCTGAAGTAAGAGAGAAAGGAAGTCTGACATCCAATGAAGATGTGattaataataaagcaaaactAGAAGAGTTCTCTTCAGAGGCCTGTAATAATCAAGGGGAGACAGCAAGTGGACCACTTTGTGTCAACACCGAAATAGCTGAGACCCATGCCCAAGATATAGCCCACAGAAGCAGTGAAAGGACATGTGACATTGCACCTCAGTCTCACACTGTCAGGAGTGGCTTCTCAGCTCTCAATGAGAAAACAACACCTCAGAATCAGGCGAGGGATCACATTGATCACAATGATGCAAAAGTGCTGGAGCCTGACTCCCCTCAGTTGCCAGGCAAGTCAATAATATCTTCTGCACCATCTTGGGCTGATACTCCACCATCCCCACAGAAAGGTGATGAGGATGTGGAACCAGGTTTAAGCTGTCCCAGTGCAACAAAACCAGAGCCCATGGCCCCTTCTGCACATCCAAGACTATTGGGCAGAAAGCATGCAAGGGGTAGGAGAAgattaattcattcaaatgtaGGGATGAGGAATGTGGAAAGGGATGAGGCTCCACCATCTCCTCAAAAGTCCAGCATGCTCTCAAGTAACAGTGCTATCTTATCTGATCGGATGGAGGCTGTTCAGCTGGACATTAGCAGTCAAACACCAAAACTTCTGACAGAAGGTTTACCATCCCGTATGTGTACTCGTTCTTTAGGGTCGCAAAGTACCCCAAAGGTTTGTTCTCAAGAGAGAAGAAAACCAGGTCCAAAACCCAGTTCAAAACCAGGACCAAAACCTGTCACTAAGCCTGGCCTAAAACCTAGTTCAAAGCCTGTTTTAAAACCAGGTCCAAAACAAGGCCTAAAACCTGGACCAAAACCAGGACCAAAGCCAAGTCCCAAACCTGGTGCAAAGCCTTCTTTGAAGTCTGGTCCAAAACAGAACTCAAAACCAGGTCCAAAACCTGTGGCTGTGCCAAGTGTAAAACCTAGTCCAAAGCCTGGCCCAAAGCCTGCTGCTATACCTGCTCTGAAACCTAGTCCAAAACCTGGTTTAAAGCCTAGTCCAAAACCTGGTTTAAAGTCCACAGAAGGAGTAACACCTAAGGGCCCTGGTCGGCCAAAAGGCCTCACCTCCAGGATCAAATcaatgaaatatgaaaataatatagaTGCCATCACAGAACATATAGAAGATACAAGCTGCATAAGTGAAAACCCTGAACAACAAGAAAATACTGCAGTCACTCTGGAAACTGTTGTTGGTACTACTTTGCGCACTTCAATAGAAAGCACAATAGGTTCCACTTTGGACACTGCATTGGATGTTTCTTTTGTAAATTCTGTAGCAAAGGATCAGAAGTCCATGGTATTAAGATCTCGGAAGCAAACACGGGAAAAGACAACAGAAgacaaggagaaagagagagacacatcaACTGAGACATCAGCAATAAAACCCATTGAGTCACATATACAGAAAGTGGCTGCTGCTCAGCCCTGTGAGAACCTAACATCAACCTTAATATCATCCAACCATGAGGATATCTGCACAGATTCACTTAGTCAACTTAATGAGCAGATTGTGTCAGTTTCAATCAAGAGAAAATCTAGTTTACAAGTCCCAGACCCtgtcaagaaaaagaaaggtcTGAAAGTTAGTCAAACAAAAACACGGGAACCTCAGCCAGAGGAGTTAGTATTGGAAGCCCAAGGATCAAAGGGAAGGCGAAAGCGAGGCATTAAATTAGAACCATCTGCTTGCAGCACTTTGACCAAAGATAACGTTCCCTTGGAAGATATCAGTGACACACCTTGTGTGGCTCCTCAGTGTCCTACTAAAACAAAATATCTGCCTCCTAGGAAAGGCAGAGGACTAAAATATGAAGCAATGGTTCAGAAAATCACATCCCCAGCATCCAAAAAACAACCTCTAAATATCCAGCCAGATGTTGTGCTAGAAGAGTTAGCAACAAAGCCATCACCAGAACTACATgtaacagaaaaaagaaagacagtaaACACTACAATGGTAACACCAGAGGAGGGTGAGAGTACAGTAAGCATTGAGGAGACTCCAGACACAGCAGGTATCCAAACTCCTCGAAAGAAGCGCAGAAAGTGGGCCACAGTGGAGAGCACGGACACACCAGATATAGCATTGGAGACTGGGAGCCTCATTATCAACACACCAAGGCTAGCCAAACAGAGAGCCATTAAAAATAACCATGAGATGCATCTAAAGCAGcggaagaagagaagaaaaagcacCGAGCTTGCAAAGAGTGTGCCAATTGTGGAAACACATGAGCAGACTAATGTGTTCATCTCTCCCGCAGCAcctccaccatcaccaccaccaacatCCTCACTCATTCTAAACACAGAACAGAAGACACAGATTGAACAGCTTTCAATAGAAATAGGCTCAACAGTAATTAAACCGAAAAGAGGCAGGCGGCCATCACttaaaaagaaacaggaagACTTCAGTCAGCAAATAGGAAATGAAGaaggtcaaaaggttaaaaaaaagcctgGGCCTAAAAAAAAGATCCAACAGAATAACAATGGCACCATCAAGGTCACCGTAAAGAGACTTAAGactaaattaaaatgcaaaaaggaATGTATTCCTACTGTGAAAGGGATAGTGtcggattttttaaaaatgcaagaaaGTGAAGGTAAGCATTCTTTCAAACCATATGTACGCATTGACAGCTCCAAAAAGCTTGCTTCCCTTTGCACAATCATAAACAAACCTGAGGAAGAGCATCTGCTCATCCAGACAAGAAAAAAGAACttggaaaaaaacaagacaatacCAAACTCATCAATAATGCTCCAGGGCCCCTTAGTTAACAGAAGCCTAACCGACAGGTGTCTAATATGCTGCCTGTGTGGAAAGCCAGCAAATTACAGAGAGCTTGGGGATTTGTGTGGCCCATACTACTCTGAGAACAACATACCACGGAAAACACTGTCTTTAACGTACCATGAAGACTTCAGgcaaaacagagacagagagcaagacaaGGTGGCCATGTGCAGTGCTGAGCAACTCAATGatatgaagagagagggagaaaaagacttACTTCAGGAAGGGACAAGTGAAGGAGATTGCAGGCAGGTGATGAGAGAAAGAAGGGCACAACTTAAAAGTCATCTTGGCTTGCGGGCGAGGTTCAAAAGACTGCAGCTGTTGCAAGGGAGAGCTGGTGGAAGAGTTCCCCCTGCTGGTGAGGAGGGCTCTTACTCTGTTCTACAGAGGTTACAGCTGGAGGCTGAGGTTAATGAGCACTGGGCACATGAGTCCTGCGCTGTCTGGACCAGTGGTGTGATCCTCATCGCAGGCAAACTTTGCGGACTTAAGGAAGCTGCACAGGAATCTACACTCACA AAATGCTCTAAGTGCCAGAGTGAAGGAGCCTCCATCAGCTGCAGCTGGAAAAGCTGTATTCATAAATACCACTATGTCTGCGCCAAAGAGACAG GCTGCACATTCGATGAAGACACTTTCTCGATAAAATGTCCAAAACACCAG GCTATGTAA